One region of Pirellulales bacterium genomic DNA includes:
- a CDS encoding cyclic nucleotide-binding domain-containing protein yields the protein VTHDNRILDAADRIVNMVDGRIISDVVVRESAAICEFLQKAGVFQGLTPKTLSEVADKTRLERHTQGTDIVRQGDPGEKFYLIRTGEVDVISTSAGTPRVVARLREGDFFGEAALITGEPRNATVRAVTPLEVYTLGKDEFRAVMESSATLAEELRRVLFQRQ from the coding sequence GGTGACGCACGACAATCGCATTCTCGACGCGGCCGATCGCATCGTGAACATGGTCGACGGGCGGATCATCTCCGACGTGGTCGTGCGCGAGTCGGCAGCCATTTGCGAGTTCCTGCAAAAGGCCGGGGTCTTTCAGGGGCTGACGCCCAAGACGCTCTCCGAAGTGGCCGACAAAACGCGGCTCGAGCGTCATACCCAGGGCACCGACATCGTGCGTCAGGGCGACCCGGGCGAGAAATTCTACCTGATCCGCACTGGCGAGGTCGACGTCATCAGCACATCGGCCGGCACGCCGCGCGTCGTGGCACGGCTGCGCGAAGGCGACTTTTTCGGCGAGGCCGCGCTGATTACCGGCGAGCCGCGCAACGCCACGGTCCGGGCGGTCACGCCGTTGGAGGTCTACACGCTCGGCAAAGATGAGTTCCGCGCGGTGATGGAATCGAGCGCTACGTTGGCCGAGGAACTGCGCCGGGTGTTGTTCCAGCGGCAGTAG
- a CDS encoding alkaline phosphatase D family protein, with the protein MATLGAPRVWAEMFRHRQPPAAVTREALRLQAECGVASGDVTAESAVVWSRANRPAQMLVEYDTTDHFDDARAVPGPLVSPETDLTGKVMLTGLPPGELVHYRVTFVDPADPRSKSEPVVGRLRTPGHQARRWRLAWSGDTCGQGFGINPDWGGLRMYRTIAATEPDAFVHSGDTIYADAPIPAEIQLDNGQVWRNLTTPEKSKVAETLDEFRGNYRYNLLDEHLRAFQAATAQYTQWDDHETTNNWYPGEVLNDTRYHERDCNVLATRARQAFLEYQPIWTPERERSRIYRSFVQGPHVELFLLDMRTYRGANGPNRQTEPRPDAALLGAEQLSWLKERMAASTATWKIVCSDMPLGLIVGDGPNQFENAANGPGPALGRELEIADLLAHLKRRQVRNVIWLTADVHYAAAHYYDPAAATSTDFDPFWEFVAGPINAGTFGPGTLDPTFGPQVKFNAVPEGMPQGRPPSEGRQYFGLVEFEPATSALTVSLRDVEGKVLYRVELPPA; encoded by the coding sequence ATGGCGACTTTGGGTGCACCACGCGTTTGGGCCGAAATGTTTCGGCACCGGCAGCCCCCCGCTGCGGTGACGCGCGAGGCGCTGCGCCTGCAGGCCGAGTGCGGCGTGGCCAGCGGCGATGTCACGGCCGAGTCGGCCGTCGTCTGGAGCCGAGCCAATCGGCCTGCACAAATGCTCGTCGAGTATGACACGACCGACCATTTCGACGACGCGCGCGCAGTGCCGGGCCCGTTGGTCTCGCCCGAGACCGATCTGACCGGCAAGGTGATGCTGACCGGATTGCCCCCTGGCGAGTTGGTGCACTACCGGGTGACGTTTGTCGACCCGGCCGACCCACGCAGCAAGAGCGAGCCCGTGGTCGGCCGGCTGCGAACGCCTGGCCATCAGGCGCGACGATGGCGCTTGGCGTGGTCGGGCGACACCTGCGGACAGGGCTTCGGCATCAACCCCGATTGGGGAGGCCTGCGCATGTACCGCACGATCGCCGCCACGGAGCCCGACGCGTTTGTTCATTCGGGCGACACGATCTATGCCGATGCCCCGATCCCTGCCGAAATCCAGCTCGACAATGGCCAGGTCTGGCGCAACCTGACGACGCCGGAAAAATCGAAGGTCGCCGAAACGCTCGACGAGTTTCGGGGAAACTATCGCTACAACCTGCTGGACGAGCATCTGCGAGCGTTTCAGGCGGCCACCGCGCAGTACACCCAATGGGACGATCACGAGACGACCAACAACTGGTACCCGGGCGAGGTTCTCAACGACACGCGGTACCACGAGCGCGACTGCAACGTGCTCGCCACGCGAGCCAGGCAGGCCTTTCTCGAGTACCAGCCGATCTGGACTCCGGAGCGCGAACGCTCGCGAATCTATCGCTCGTTCGTCCAAGGGCCGCACGTCGAGTTGTTCTTGCTCGACATGCGGACGTACCGGGGCGCGAATGGACCGAACCGGCAGACAGAACCCAGGCCCGACGCGGCACTACTCGGCGCCGAGCAGTTGTCATGGCTGAAAGAGCGGATGGCCGCTTCGACAGCCACCTGGAAGATCGTCTGCAGCGACATGCCGCTGGGGTTGATCGTCGGGGACGGACCGAACCAGTTTGAGAACGCCGCCAATGGCCCCGGTCCGGCCCTCGGTCGCGAGCTGGAGATTGCCGACCTCTTGGCGCACCTCAAACGGCGACAGGTGCGCAACGTGATCTGGCTGACGGCCGACGTGCACTATGCGGCAGCTCACTACTACGATCCCGCCGCGGCGACGTCGACCGACTTCGATCCGTTCTGGGAGTTCGTCGCCGGGCCGATCAATGCGGGAACTTTTGGTCCAGGCACGCTCGACCCGACCTTCGGACCCCAGGTGAAATTCAACGCGGTGCCGGAGGGCATGCCGCAAGGCCGGCCACCCAGCGAAGGACGGCAGTATTTTGGGCTGGTCGAATTCGAACCGGCCACGTCGGCCTTGACCGTGTCGCTGCGCGACGTGGAAGGCAAAGTGCTTTATCGCGTGGAGCTGCCGCCGGCGTAG
- a CDS encoding sulfatase produces the protein MAMKARITLGLLVVLWGAWPAKAADAARPNIVVIVADDLGYGELGCYGGRQIPTPHLDALATGGVRMTDGYVSCPVCSPTRAGLLTGRYQQRFGHEFNPGPETEASPDFGLPLDQTTLADRLQRAGYKTGMVGKWHLGYQPKFHPLSRGFDEFYGFLAGAHAYLPGQRRQGDTPILRGREPVEAPEYLTDAFADEAVAFVDRHRSEPFFLYLPFNAVHGPLQATTPYEARFAELKRPNRRTFAAMLSAMDDAVGKLMGKLRAAGLEENTLVVFISDNGGPTPQTTSSNAPLSGFKGTVMEGGIRVPFMMQWKGHLPAGTTYSQPVIALDVVPTVLAATGQSTADPLDGVNLLPHLQGENSAAPHERLYWRFGQQSAIRQGNWKLLRSLGGKQQLFDLANDIAEEHDLSGERVETVKELQTAWEAWNAELVEPKWKRSDNRAQPTARRKARRQAAGRNDAGL, from the coding sequence ATGGCAATGAAGGCGCGGATAACGCTGGGGCTGCTCGTCGTGCTGTGGGGGGCCTGGCCTGCGAAAGCCGCCGATGCGGCGCGACCGAACATCGTCGTCATCGTCGCCGACGATCTGGGCTACGGCGAACTCGGTTGCTACGGCGGCCGGCAGATTCCGACCCCGCATCTCGATGCACTCGCCACCGGCGGAGTGCGGATGACCGACGGTTACGTGTCGTGCCCGGTTTGCAGCCCGACGCGCGCGGGGCTGCTCACGGGGCGCTATCAGCAGCGGTTCGGGCACGAGTTCAACCCGGGGCCCGAAACCGAGGCCTCGCCCGACTTCGGGTTGCCGCTCGATCAAACGACGCTGGCCGATCGCCTGCAGCGGGCCGGTTACAAGACGGGCATGGTGGGCAAATGGCACCTGGGCTATCAACCGAAGTTTCATCCCTTGTCGCGTGGTTTCGACGAGTTCTACGGTTTTCTCGCCGGCGCTCATGCGTATCTGCCCGGGCAGCGCAGGCAAGGTGATACGCCGATTCTGCGCGGTCGCGAGCCGGTCGAGGCTCCGGAGTATTTGACCGACGCGTTTGCCGACGAGGCCGTGGCCTTTGTCGATCGCCATCGCAGCGAGCCGTTTTTTCTGTATTTGCCTTTCAACGCCGTGCATGGGCCCCTGCAAGCGACCACGCCATACGAAGCGCGTTTCGCTGAGCTGAAGCGGCCCAATCGCCGGACATTCGCCGCGATGTTGTCGGCCATGGACGACGCGGTCGGTAAGCTCATGGGCAAGTTGCGCGCGGCGGGGCTCGAAGAAAACACGCTGGTGGTCTTTATCAGCGACAACGGCGGGCCCACGCCGCAGACCACCTCGAGCAATGCACCGCTGTCCGGCTTCAAGGGCACCGTCATGGAAGGCGGCATCCGCGTGCCGTTCATGATGCAGTGGAAAGGACACCTGCCGGCCGGAACGACCTACTCGCAGCCGGTCATCGCGCTGGACGTCGTGCCCACGGTCTTGGCGGCGACGGGACAATCGACCGCCGATCCCTTGGACGGCGTAAACCTGCTGCCGCATTTGCAGGGTGAAAACTCCGCCGCGCCGCACGAACGGCTGTATTGGCGGTTTGGTCAACAGTCAGCGATCCGTCAGGGCAATTGGAAGCTCCTGCGTTCGCTCGGCGGCAAGCAGCAATTGTTTGACCTGGCCAACGACATTGCCGAGGAGCACGACCTGTCCGGCGAACGCGTGGAGACCGTCAAGGAATTGCAAACGGCCTGGGAGGCATGGAACGCGGAACTCGTCGAGCCGAAATGGAAGCGCTCGGACAACCGCGCCCAGCCCACCGCCCGTCGCAAGGCCCGGCGCCAAGCCGCGGGACGCAACGATGCAGGTCTTTAG
- a CDS encoding glycerophosphodiester phosphodiesterase — translation MQVFSHRGFHVTLPENTLAAFEAAVALGVAGIETDVQLDRHGEAFLYHDRLAPDLRPVAHLSRAELSALIGCEVPTLEAALATCAVTWNLEIKAPDAVAATIEAVRRHRERRRFLISSFWHAAVYEVCEATGVAGGLLIAHRPRRIDPADFRPQAGIATLVWSFDRLDASCVNEARQLGLATWVYSAESRADHDACRAWGVDCLITDRPDWLLT, via the coding sequence ATGCAGGTCTTTAGTCACCGGGGTTTTCACGTCACGCTGCCCGAGAACACGCTCGCGGCGTTCGAGGCCGCCGTGGCGCTGGGCGTGGCCGGTATCGAAACCGACGTGCAGCTCGATCGGCACGGCGAGGCGTTCCTGTATCACGATCGGCTCGCGCCCGATCTGCGGCCCGTCGCTCACTTGTCGCGCGCCGAGCTGAGCGCGCTGATCGGGTGCGAAGTGCCGACGCTCGAGGCAGCTCTGGCGACCTGCGCGGTGACTTGGAATCTCGAGATCAAGGCGCCGGATGCCGTCGCGGCGACCATCGAGGCCGTGCGGCGCCATCGCGAGCGGCGGCGATTTCTGATCAGCAGCTTTTGGCACGCGGCGGTCTACGAAGTCTGCGAAGCGACCGGCGTCGCCGGAGGGCTGCTCATCGCGCATCGGCCGCGGCGGATCGATCCGGCTGATTTTCGCCCGCAGGCCGGAATTGCCACGCTCGTGTGGAGCTTCGACCGGCTCGACGCGTCGTGCGTGAACGAGGCGCGACAACTGGGCCTGGCCACTTGGGTCTATTCGGCCGAGAGTCGGGCCGATCACGACGCCTGCCGGGCATGGGGCGTCGATTGCCTCATCACCGACCGCCCCGACTGGTTGTTGACCTGA
- a CDS encoding site-2 protease family protein, producing MDANPDFLALGVAWYAIFVVSTSLHEAAHAVAALRLGDPTAYYAGQVTPNPAPHMAREPFGMIVMPIASYLLSGWMIGWASAPYDPHWALRYPRRAALMALAGPLANLSLVLLAAGCIRLGLALDYFLPPERVGFTSFVAAADEGVPTAIATLLSIMLVLNLLLFVFNLLPVPPLDGAGVLALVLPARTVTMYQDALRQPAFGMIGLIVAWKLIDQVFWPALRIALKVVYAGVASY from the coding sequence GTGGACGCGAACCCCGATTTTCTTGCCTTGGGCGTCGCGTGGTACGCAATCTTCGTGGTGTCGACTTCGCTGCACGAAGCCGCGCATGCCGTGGCGGCGCTGCGATTGGGCGATCCGACGGCCTACTACGCCGGGCAAGTCACGCCGAACCCCGCGCCACACATGGCGCGCGAGCCGTTCGGAATGATCGTCATGCCCATCGCTTCGTATCTGTTGAGCGGTTGGATGATCGGCTGGGCCAGTGCCCCCTACGACCCGCATTGGGCCCTGCGCTATCCGCGACGTGCCGCGCTGATGGCGCTGGCGGGGCCCTTGGCCAATCTGAGCCTCGTGCTGCTGGCCGCGGGTTGTATCCGCCTGGGCCTGGCGCTCGACTATTTCCTGCCGCCCGAGCGCGTGGGATTCACCTCGTTCGTCGCCGCCGCCGATGAAGGCGTGCCCACGGCCATTGCGACGCTGCTGAGTATCATGCTCGTGCTCAATCTGCTGCTGTTCGTGTTCAACCTGCTGCCAGTTCCTCCGCTGGACGGTGCAGGCGTATTGGCGCTGGTACTTCCGGCCCGCACGGTGACCATGTACCAGGATGCCTTGCGCCAACCGGCCTTTGGCATGATTGGATTGATCGTCGCCTGGAAATTGATCGACCAAGTGTTCTGGCCGGCGCTACGCATCGCGTTGAAGGTCGTCTACGCCGGCGTGGCGAGTTACTGA
- a CDS encoding PQQ-like beta-propeller repeat protein: MFRRLAWLLPLLCLCAAPASRGTVDWPGWRGPQRTGISAEQPLLQDWPEGGPKLLWKITGVGEGYSTPSVTREALYVMGNKDGKEWILALDPAREGQVIWATAIGEVRHNGAGYPGPRSTPTVDGDRLFALGLNGDLVCLATRDGQIVWQRNLVSDFGGAIPNWGYTESVLIDGPWVICTPGGKQATLAALEKTTGTPVWQSPIGDGAGYASIVKAKIDGLDQYVQFTAQGVVGVAAKDGRFLWRYNAPANGTANISTPLVRDNDVFAASGYGTGGGQARITQQGEWKADEVYFTKKMKNHHGGMILLGKHLYGSNDPGVLTCLDWATGDEAWSDRSCGKCSLVCVDGLLITRSEEGLVSLVQATPAGFELHGRFEQPERSPQPAWPHPVVAGGRLYLRDQDTLLCYDVRGDSVR, translated from the coding sequence ATGTTCCGCCGCCTTGCCTGGTTGTTGCCGTTGTTGTGCTTATGTGCCGCTCCCGCTTCACGGGGCACGGTCGATTGGCCAGGCTGGCGCGGGCCACAGCGCACCGGAATCTCGGCGGAGCAGCCGCTGCTGCAGGACTGGCCCGAAGGTGGCCCCAAGCTGCTGTGGAAGATCACCGGTGTCGGAGAAGGGTATAGCACGCCGTCGGTGACGCGCGAGGCCCTGTATGTGATGGGCAACAAGGACGGCAAGGAATGGATCCTGGCTCTCGACCCGGCGCGCGAAGGGCAGGTGATCTGGGCGACGGCGATCGGCGAGGTGCGCCACAACGGCGCCGGCTATCCTGGCCCACGGTCGACGCCCACCGTCGACGGCGATCGGCTGTTCGCGCTCGGCCTGAACGGCGACCTGGTGTGCCTCGCAACGCGCGACGGGCAAATCGTCTGGCAGCGCAACCTGGTGTCTGATTTTGGCGGCGCGATACCGAACTGGGGCTATACCGAATCGGTGCTGATCGACGGACCATGGGTGATCTGCACGCCCGGCGGCAAGCAAGCCACGCTCGCGGCCCTCGAAAAGACCACCGGCACTCCGGTGTGGCAGTCGCCTATCGGTGACGGCGCCGGGTACGCTTCGATCGTCAAAGCGAAGATCGACGGGCTCGATCAGTACGTGCAGTTCACCGCGCAGGGCGTCGTCGGCGTGGCGGCCAAGGACGGGAGATTTCTCTGGCGCTATAACGCTCCGGCCAACGGCACCGCGAATATCTCGACGCCGCTGGTGCGCGATAATGACGTGTTCGCCGCAAGCGGCTACGGCACCGGCGGCGGACAGGCCCGGATCACGCAGCAGGGCGAGTGGAAGGCCGACGAGGTGTACTTCACCAAGAAGATGAAGAACCACCACGGTGGCATGATTCTGCTCGGCAAGCACCTGTACGGCTCGAACGATCCCGGCGTGTTGACCTGCCTCGATTGGGCCACCGGCGACGAGGCCTGGTCCGATCGCTCCTGCGGCAAGTGCTCGCTCGTGTGTGTCGACGGCCTGTTGATCACGCGCAGCGAAGAGGGGCTGGTGAGCCTGGTCCAGGCGACCCCGGCAGGCTTTGAGCTGCACGGCCGTTTCGAGCAGCCCGAGCGCAGCCCCCAACCCGCCTGGCCGCATCCGGTTGTCGCCGGCGGGCGGCTGTATTTGCGTGATCAAGACACGCTGCTTTGTTACGATGTTCGCGGCGACTCGGTCCGTTGA
- the corA gene encoding magnesium/cobalt transporter CorA — protein sequence MAHRSHHRRTRRKFGFARRTRPGAAPGSVVVNPESQAPLVQVMAFGPAGCRELRINKIDEIRPLLNEWPVVWIDVEGLGDADLILRLGELLNLHHLALEDVVNVHQRAKVEVYGDHLFIVARMVAQSEPFETEQLSMFLGERFVLTLQEERPGDPFDPVRERLRRNHGRLSTSSPGQFAHALLDAVVDAYFPLLERCGERLDAIETDLLSHAWESAITSIHSIKSELLGMRRAIWPLREAVNCLLRDHSEFFAADTHPYLRDLHDHTFQILDLIDTGRELASDLMDVYLSTVSNRMNEVMRVLTIIATVFMPLTFVAGIYGMNFNTQASPWNMPELNWYLGYPFSLLLMFGVTGAMMYFFYRKGWLRSLSPKPQMPVASRPKSGGQAGDGG from the coding sequence ATGGCACATCGCTCGCATCATCGCCGCACGCGTCGCAAGTTTGGTTTTGCCCGCCGCACGCGCCCCGGGGCCGCGCCGGGCAGCGTAGTGGTGAATCCCGAGTCGCAGGCGCCACTGGTCCAGGTGATGGCCTTTGGCCCGGCGGGCTGCCGCGAACTGCGGATCAACAAGATCGACGAAATTCGGCCGCTGCTCAACGAGTGGCCGGTCGTCTGGATCGACGTCGAGGGCCTGGGCGACGCTGACTTGATCCTCCGCCTCGGCGAATTGCTGAACCTGCACCACCTGGCCCTGGAAGACGTCGTCAACGTGCACCAGCGGGCCAAGGTCGAGGTCTACGGCGACCATCTGTTCATCGTGGCGCGGATGGTCGCGCAGTCCGAGCCTTTCGAGACCGAGCAGTTGAGCATGTTTCTCGGCGAGCGGTTCGTGCTGACCTTGCAAGAGGAGCGGCCGGGCGATCCGTTCGACCCGGTTCGCGAACGTCTGCGGCGCAATCATGGCCGTCTGAGCACCAGCAGCCCGGGACAATTCGCCCACGCGTTGCTCGACGCGGTGGTCGACGCCTATTTTCCCTTGCTGGAGCGCTGCGGCGAACGGCTCGATGCGATCGAGACCGACTTGCTGTCGCACGCCTGGGAATCGGCAATTACGAGCATCCATTCGATCAAAAGCGAGTTGCTGGGGATGCGGCGCGCGATTTGGCCCTTGCGCGAAGCGGTCAATTGCCTGCTCCGCGACCATAGCGAGTTTTTTGCTGCGGACACGCACCCCTATCTACGCGACCTGCACGATCACACGTTTCAGATCCTCGACCTGATCGACACCGGGCGGGAACTCGCCTCGGACCTGATGGACGTGTACCTCTCGACCGTCAGCAATCGCATGAACGAAGTGATGCGCGTGCTGACGATCATCGCCACGGTGTTCATGCCGCTCACGTTTGTCGCCGGCATCTACGGCATGAACTTCAACACGCAGGCCTCTCCCTGGAACATGCCCGAGTTGAACTGGTACCTCGGCTACCCCTTCTCGCTGTTGCTGATGTTCGGCGTGACGGGGGCGATGATGTACTTCTTCTATCGGAAGGGCTGGCTGCGCTCGCTGTCTCCCAAACCGCAGATGCCGGTCGCGAGTCGGCCCAAAAGTGGGGGGCAGGCCGGCGACGGGGGCTGA